A genomic segment from Ochotona princeps isolate mOchPri1 chromosome 11, mOchPri1.hap1, whole genome shotgun sequence encodes:
- the C11H4orf50 gene encoding LOW QUALITY PROTEIN: uncharacterized protein C4orf50 homolog (The sequence of the model RefSeq protein was modified relative to this genomic sequence to represent the inferred CDS: inserted 1 base in 1 codon), with protein MEPATARGPTEKSFSYVVQTPSGEGFDTVTVKLHTRWVFQDAEDTGEGQGCLSETVAGCPDMAVPGEQSSEQKPWAVGDTDMDELESVLRSRIQELELSERRLLQKVDQLGTRVVRERSASLRTRETLQALQTELAGRVREQESTTRRLRERLRRKDELLGQQAVALERCRQTQRRQLGLVRQQERVLRAQVKRLERDVRHLCRVASRLLAQLDAATPASVTRGSPQAVVPAHATTGTEEEAAALAAELRALQARAEQEREEAARRLREQRTTECRLRAQLEELRCCVFGLQLSEIGLQGRVEDLAQQNQSLREQLGAQAAPVWGGGLLRPREGAHEPSGGLSRCTHGSFPMCWWLLHHKGVKLYGHCTVDVATRGWLMGTDGAQEERVPLAEPGLDEHSFLLLCGGPAGSLLPVDLAWISENLPGNPAQQPSVLVQPVTWSLGESPGDPAPLLLLLQPPPGELHTEEGLGTRHPYAAEGEASAPLQGREGEGSGGWSVQGEEKATCLASHAGTGEPGPRGQERAARCRGECGLGQLLRSASMPLLCKNHRWEKGQEPGVPCQEGCVPKEVDPEDWEGLGASSGGKRGSLRWPRSVTSANRHSPWADGQGHHRFTLELEELEQELEACLRQLSLLQPEQAAPPTCGGSGSFAARPNLPQVFGNKHLEVCVNEAKPQQGQALGLAPVSGWEEASSHPPEGPSGFGGHWQSLPWRALKKLRCQLHQLLPRLKSVRSLAFHCNSKLQGDRGKLCMLDEQRASDATGLASPMQPHSVLQEDATRLQGELAQCLQVISDLEDCNSRSYCKILELEEDNAKLKEHLGAAERVALQHQGLETLLSGLRASYKELTQRVDGMIQRLPRTLHVLEADVAARAGPAAEERLVGEEEPFQEAAERVESKVQAVDKAVQAAPPSGQPMAGPHGPPKEDTADPAAGPVGPCSAVENSGCGVGSMAVAASSGLQGSRIGAGDQRAHQEERLPSPGLQLQVSGAQASQEDPGMCIRRLHHQVLTLQCQLRDQASAGRELQLARDAAVRHQEELRGQLEKLRRRQQEADLAVPPLKAKLASLVRKCRERNHLITHLLQELHRRGPEDHALSQLAQSMADDTALAEYMVTFLXPGHPGCSRGVFPCTELSASLGALLPPTVGPVSDPAATLGVVAVEPAFPAPCLQARGGLPGPTLPTTGLPLSSELQSPARILAFHQELRRSLSSHVQGSAAPLEV; from the exons aattcaggagctggagctgtcggagaggaggctcctgcagAAGGTGGACCAGCTCGGCACCCGTGTGGTCCGGGAGAGAAGTGCCTCGCTCCGCACCCGGGAGACGCTGCAGGCGCTGCAGACAGAGCTGGCCGGCCGG GTCCGGGAGCAGGAGAGCACCACCCGGCGGCTGCGGGAGCGGCTGCGGCGCAAGGACGAGCTGCTGGGGCAGCAGGCGGTGGCCTTGGAACGCTGCCGGCAGACCCAGAGACGCCAGCTGGGTCTGGTTCGCCAGCAGGAGCGCGTCCTGCGGGCGCAGGTGAAGCGGCTGGAACGGGATGTGCGGCACCTCTGTCGCGTCGCGAGTCGCCTGCTAGCCCAGCTGGACGCCGCAACTCCAGCGTCCGTCACCCGGGGCAGCCCCCAGGCCGTGGTTCCGGCCCACGCGACGACGGGAACTGAGGAGGAAGCAGCGGCGCTGGCGGCTGAGCTGCGCGCTTTGCAGGCCAGGGCGGAGCAGGAACGGGAGGAGGCGGCGCGCCGGCTGCGGGAGCAGCGCACCACCGAGTGCCGGCTCCGTGCGCAGCTGGAGGAGCTGCGATGCTGCGTGTTTGGGCTGCAGCTGTCGGAGATCGGCCTGCAGGGCCGCGTGGAGGACCTCGCCCAGCAGAACCAGAGCCTGCGTGAGCAGCTCGGCGCCCAGGCAGCCCCTGTCTGGGGCGGTGGCCTG CTTCGGCCACGAGAGGGCGCTCATGAGCCCAGCGGTGGCCTGTCCCGCTGCACACATGGCAGCTTCCCCATGTGCTGGTGGCTACTGCACCACAAGGGTGTGAAGCTGTACGGCCACTGCACAGTGGATGTGGCCACGCGAGGATGGCTGATGGGGACAGACGGTGCTCAGGAGGAGAGG GTTCCTCTGGCCGAGCCTGGTTTGGACGAACACAGCTTTCTCCTGCTGTGTGGCGGCCCCGCAGGGTCCCTCCTCCCCGTGGACCTGGCCTGGATTTCAGAGAACCTCCCAGGCAACCCGGCACAGCAGCCCTCGGTCCTGGTGCAGCCTGTCACATGGTCCCTCGGGGAGTCACCTGGGGACCCCGctcccctgctgctgctcctacaGCCTCCCCCAGGAGAACTTCACACTGAGGAAGGGCTGGGCACCAGGCACCCCTATGCGGCTGAA GGAGAGGCTTCTGCACCCctgcaggggagggaaggagagggcagTGGTGGGTGGAGTGTCCAAGGGGAAGAGAAAGCAACGTGCTTGGCCAGTCATGCTGGAACAGGAGAGCCTGGGcccagagggcaggagagagcagCCAGGTGCAggggagagtgtgggctggggcaGCTGCTGAGGTCTGCAAGTATGCCACTTCTGTGTAAAAACCATCGCTGGGAGAAGGGACAGGAGCCAGGGGTGCCCTGTCAGGAAGGGTGCGTCCCCAAGGAGGTTGACCCTGAGGACTGGGAAGGCCTGGGGGCATCGTCTGGGGGAAAGCGGGGCTCACTGCGGTGGCCCAGATCAGTTACCTCTGCCAACAGGCACAGTCCATGGGCTGATGGCCAGGGCCACCACAGGTTCACCCTTGAGCTAGAAGAActtgagcaggagctggaggcatGCTTACGGCAGCTGTCCCTCCTGCAGCCTGAGCAGGCGGCGCCTCCGACTTGCGGAGGGAGtgggagttttgctgcaaggCCTAATTTGCCCCAGGTTTTTGGAAACAAACATTTGGAAGTTTGTGTCAATGAAGCAAAGCCCCAGCAGGGACAGGCTCTGGGTCTAGCTCCGGTGTCTGGCTGGGAGGAAGCAAGCTCACATCCTCCAGAAGGGCCCTCGGGGTTTGGGGGACACTGGCAGTCGCTGCCCTGGAGAGCCCTGAAGAAGCTGAGGTGTCAGCTGCACCAGCTGCTCCCCAGACTAAAGTCAGTCAGGAGCCTGGCTTTTCACTGTAACAGCAAGCTTCAGGGGGACCGGGGCAAGCTGTGCATGCTGGACGAGCAGAGAGCGAGCGATGCGACAGGCCTCGCCAGCCCCATGCAGCCTCACAGCGTGCTGCAGGAGGATGCCACACGCCTGCAGGGGGAGTTGGCCCAGTGCCTGCAGGTCATTTCCGACCTGGAAgactgcaacagcaggagttACTGCAAGATCCTAGAGCTGGAGGAGGACAATGCAAAACTGAAGGAGCATCTGGGTGCTGCCGAGCGAGTCGCCCTGCAGCATCAGGGGCTGGAGACACTCCTCTCGGGGCTCAGGGCCAGCTACAAGGAGCTGACCCAGAGGGTGGATGGCATGATCCAGCGCCTCCCGCGCACGCTCCATGTCCTGGAGGCAGACGTGGCCGCCAGGGCCGGCCCAGCCGCTGAGGAACGTTTGGTGGGGGAAGAAGAGCCATTCCAAGAGGCAGCGGAGAGAGTGGAGAGCAAAGTGCAGGCTGTGGATAAAGCAGTCCAAGCCGCTCCACCCTCAGGGCAGCCGATGGCCGGACCCCATGGGCCGCCCAAGGAGGACACGGCAGATCCAGCTGCAGGGCCAGTGGGACCCTGCTCAGCTGTGGAGAATTCTGGATGTGGTGTTGGTTCCATGGCTGTGGCTGCATCCAGCGGTCTGCAGGGAAGCCGCATTGGAGCGGGAGACCAGAGAGCCCACCAGGAGGAGAGGCTGCCAAGCCCCGGCCTCCAG CTCCAGGTCTCAGGGGCCCAGGCTTCCCAGGAAGACCCCGGGATGTGTATCCGTCGCCTCCACCACCAGGTCCTGACCCTGCAGTGTCAGCTCAGAGACCAGGCATCTGCTGGCCGGGAGCTTCAGCTGGCGCGGGACGCGGCCGTGCGGCACCAGGAGGAGCTCCGGGGCCAG CTGGAGAAGCTCcggagaaggcagcaggaggcgGACCTGGCTGTGCCCCCTCTGAAG GCCAAGCTGGCTTCCCTGGTGCGCAAATGCAGGGAGAGGAACCACCTCATCACGCACCTGCTACAGGAGCTGCACAGACGTGGGCCCGAGGACCACGCTCTGTCCCAGCTGGCACAGAGCATGGCTGATGACACAGCGCTGGCCGAGTACATGGTCACGTTCC GACCAGGACACCCTGGATGCTCCAGAGGTGTGTTCCCATGCACTGAGCTGTCGGCTTCCCTGGGGGCT ctcctgccacccaccgtGGGACCTGTGTCTGACCCTGCAGCGACCCTGGGGGTTGTGGCTGTAGAGCCAGCATTCCCTGCGCCGTGTCTGCAAGCGAGGGGCGGGCTGCCAGGTCCCACTCTCCCGACCACAGGCCTGCCCCTGTCCTCGGAGCTCCAGAGCCCGGCCAGGATCCTGGCATTCCACCAAGAGCTCAGACGGAGCCTCAGCAGCCACGTCCAGGGCAGCGCAGCACCGCTGGAGGTGTGA